In Candidatus Defluviibacterium haderslevense, the following are encoded in one genomic region:
- a CDS encoding ATP-binding protein → MRIVLTGPESTGKTSLALILSNHYKCTLIPEQARFFLQKSLGQYSYNDLNIMAQSQLNCSKSSGRINVLQLEDTDLLTYIIWSRLKFGKVDPWLYKALYEFKPDAYLFCMDDLPWTFDPLREDEHTRALISKEYLIELNLLKVPFYIITGSGQQRISNAKFYINRYLKSCIFDPLKGCRIVNFTG, encoded by the coding sequence ATGAGAATTGTTTTGACAGGACCGGAATCTACTGGTAAAACCAGTTTAGCTTTAATCTTGTCAAATCACTACAAATGTACGCTGATTCCAGAACAAGCGCGATTTTTTTTGCAAAAATCTCTAGGGCAATATTCTTATAATGACTTGAATATCATGGCCCAATCGCAACTTAATTGCTCGAAATCAAGTGGTAGAATTAATGTCTTACAATTAGAGGATACAGATCTTTTAACCTATATCATTTGGTCCAGATTGAAGTTTGGGAAGGTAGATCCTTGGCTTTATAAAGCTTTATATGAATTCAAACCAGATGCTTATTTGTTCTGCATGGATGATTTGCCATGGACTTTTGATCCATTGCGGGAAGATGAGCATACTAGGGCATTGATTTCAAAGGAATATCTAATTGAACTAAACCTATTGAAGGTGCCGTTTTATATAATCACAGGGAGTGGTCAACAAAGAATTTCAAATGCGAAATTTTATATCAATCGTTATCTAAAATCATGTATCTTTGATCCGTTAAAGGGGTGCCGTATTGTAAATTTTACTGGCTGA
- a CDS encoding TonB-dependent receptor, protein MRLLLFLCLPIFSFAQWKVSGYILDEANLPYQHIEIRITQLNLTVFTDQKGFYLFDSIPSGSYALSIDYGYDTEYRKIDVLSQNVNFSVVLERRINFDEIVVYGDKWHQQQAVSQISLNENAIRDLDQTKDLPYTLNALPSAQVQSDAGNGLGYTGIRLRGVDPTHIQINLNGIPMNDAESSIAYFVDIPDILASTDELSVSTGFVPSRNGPGAFGASIDLFLNKLYFKPFALVSTGFGDYHTRKFSVNLNTGLFEDAYNIEFRYSRLDSDGFIDRSKSKLRSLFLSMAKIKKNYSIRCNVIHGTEVTGQAWFGLPIQYFVIDSLYTYNSAGQEKGDAPYENENDDYKQTHVQFFYNHILSKKSNFSLSSQYTYGNGYYENYKADKTLREFGLTHPDTISADIIRLKWLTNHFLFMNASIETGWNKYFSSQVSLSYSHYQGYHFGQAIWAHLTQVKGLGSNYYDNTGKKDELNWSGKLNYKLNSRFTINGELQTRFISYQIDGLDDVYGTIHRNFNAWLWNPKLLAHYKLNSKIETSFSTSFYQREPYREDLLSNVDVKKEQLLDLELGIKLQHQKSLLILNSYVMEYRNQLAYNGGLNDTGEPLRINVPKSFRRGVELLAHLDVFKYLQLDLNGNLSINKVSHYVEELPVYNANYELVNQELVEHDNVDLSYSPNRILFFQIKIPLLFSNHKIEIISLVFNQKWVGSQYLNLANYSDSRLPEYSYSSCRLNFNLPFKYAKWSSYFQISNLANTRFSTHGWSTRFKSTELINVGSDPYLSSTSSDYNAYKGVFPQALRHWNLGISIQF, encoded by the coding sequence ATGCGTCTACTCCTATTTTTATGCTTACCTATTTTTTCATTTGCTCAATGGAAGGTATCAGGTTATATTTTGGATGAAGCAAATCTCCCTTATCAGCATATTGAAATTAGAATAACCCAGTTGAATCTAACGGTATTCACTGATCAAAAAGGATTTTATTTGTTTGATTCCATACCTTCCGGATCTTATGCTTTATCCATCGATTATGGATACGATACTGAATATCGTAAAATAGATGTTTTGTCTCAAAATGTAAACTTTTCAGTGGTTTTAGAAAGGCGAATTAATTTTGATGAAATTGTGGTCTATGGTGATAAATGGCACCAGCAACAAGCAGTTTCACAAATTAGTTTAAACGAGAATGCAATTCGGGATCTCGACCAAACTAAAGATCTTCCTTACACATTAAATGCATTACCTTCTGCCCAGGTACAGTCAGATGCAGGTAATGGCTTAGGATATACAGGTATTAGATTAAGAGGCGTTGATCCAACTCATATCCAGATTAATTTAAATGGGATTCCAATGAATGATGCGGAATCTTCAATTGCTTATTTTGTTGATATTCCGGATATATTAGCCAGTACAGATGAATTATCTGTTTCAACAGGATTTGTTCCAAGTCGCAATGGTCCAGGCGCCTTTGGAGCATCTATTGACTTGTTTTTAAATAAACTTTATTTTAAACCCTTTGCATTGGTTAGTACTGGCTTTGGGGATTATCATACTAGAAAATTTTCAGTTAATCTAAATACAGGATTATTTGAAGATGCGTATAATATTGAATTTCGTTATTCACGTTTAGATTCTGATGGATTTATCGATCGTTCTAAAAGTAAGTTAAGGTCATTATTTTTAAGTATGGCTAAAATTAAAAAAAATTATAGCATTCGTTGTAATGTAATTCACGGCACTGAAGTTACCGGTCAGGCATGGTTTGGTTTACCCATTCAGTATTTTGTCATAGATTCATTGTATACATACAACAGCGCAGGACAGGAAAAAGGAGATGCACCCTATGAAAATGAAAATGATGATTACAAGCAAACACATGTTCAATTTTTTTATAACCATATTTTAAGTAAAAAATCCAATTTCAGTTTAAGTAGTCAGTATACTTATGGAAATGGATATTACGAGAATTATAAGGCGGATAAAACATTACGAGAATTTGGATTAACGCATCCTGATACAATTAGTGCTGACATTATTAGATTAAAATGGTTGACCAATCATTTTTTATTTATGAATGCCAGTATTGAAACAGGTTGGAATAAATATTTTTCAAGTCAGGTTTCATTGAGTTATAGTCATTATCAGGGATATCATTTTGGACAGGCTATATGGGCTCATTTGACTCAAGTTAAAGGCTTGGGTTCAAATTATTATGATAATACCGGGAAGAAAGATGAACTCAATTGGAGTGGCAAATTGAATTATAAATTGAATTCCAGATTCACTATAAATGGTGAGTTACAAACCAGATTTATTTCCTATCAAATCGATGGACTTGATGATGTTTACGGTACTATTCATCGGAATTTCAATGCTTGGTTGTGGAATCCCAAATTGTTAGCCCATTATAAGTTGAATTCAAAGATTGAGACCAGTTTTTCAACATCATTTTACCAACGTGAACCGTATAGGGAAGATCTTTTAAGTAATGTTGATGTGAAGAAAGAACAATTACTAGATCTTGAATTGGGCATCAAACTACAACATCAAAAAAGCCTTTTGATTTTAAATTCTTATGTTATGGAATATCGGAATCAATTAGCTTATAATGGGGGTTTAAACGATACAGGAGAACCCTTGAGAATTAATGTGCCAAAGTCTTTTAGAAGAGGTGTGGAACTATTAGCTCATCTGGATGTATTTAAGTACCTGCAATTGGATTTGAATGGTAATCTTTCTATAAATAAAGTAAGTCATTATGTTGAGGAGTTGCCAGTTTATAATGCTAATTATGAATTGGTAAATCAAGAATTGGTTGAACATGATAATGTTGATTTAAGTTATTCTCCAAATCGTATTTTATTTTTCCAGATTAAGATTCCATTGTTATTTAGTAATCACAAGATCGAAATAATAAGTCTTGTATTTAATCAAAAATGGGTAGGAAGTCAATATTTAAATTTGGCGAATTATAGTGATTCACGATTGCCCGAATACTCATACAGTTCTTGTAGATTAAATTTTAACCTGCCATTTAAATATGCTAAATGGAGTAGCTATTTTCAGATTTCTAATCTAGCTAATACCAGATTCAGTACTCATGGTTGGAGTACAAGATTTAAATCTACAGAATTAATAAATGTAGGAAGCGACCCATACTTAAGTAGTACTAGTTCTGATTATAATGCTTATAAGGGCGTTTTTCCTCAAGCTTTAAGGCATTGGAATCTGGGAATTAGCATTCAATTCTAA
- a CDS encoding PKD domain-containing protein — MKFKFFLSFTLLFSTMVIAQQFKANTVENQLVKPVLNTVFSNYELVSLDVNSVQNALTSRSVHQNLDLQLGSKRLNLDLFEYDLLKSNYFLQLGTDQGVVKIPKDGRIKTYRITTNASQGHMGSLTISDQFFYGFIEDNGVKYFFEPAYGFVQNAPKDLLVVYKESDVLVNAAVKCGYDELKDNSHIADDALGNENRSHCIAFDVALANDFTVFQVRGNGTDAWCTGVLANVQTNYDNEFTHSIELNVSTIFVATSTGSDPWNGINNINAHLDTHVSWANGGGYGGAPYGLATAWTRKYTSGAVGLAWVGTVCGNLRYNVCSDFGTGGGNLRNLQAHEMGHNFNYGHDASGSPYIMAPSVNGSNQWSAPSITAISNFANSRGCASGCSTGGAAPVANFKANSTVICVPTNNKVQFTDLSSGGPTSWAWTFPGGTPSSSNQQNPLITYNTRGVYDVTLRVTNSFGSDVITFNQYIDVEIKAVSAFDYFVIDRDMTTTNNSMYGDTYLWKFGDGTTSTEFEPQHTYANDGIYNVDLEVTNRCGTVKKTIKVTVVTQNEANFSADVVRGCASLKVKYKNLSSTNSNTFIWEFPGGTPSTSTLKDPPVIIYPRKGVFDVKLTAKNARFTSVKVENGYITVDTIPIASFTHAPPVGTLIDFTNTSVDATSYSWDFGDSKSSTESNPSHSYAGPGEYTVILKAVNSCGTTSDTQKVEIAKALGSNFKVPNTLGCAPFTVQFENTSTNATSYEWTFPGGNPSTSTLLNPTVVYNTPGKFDVTLVAINGSDKESTTKTQFITVESLPIPSFTSNIVKTEVFFTNTSQFGNSYLWDFGDNTTSTEISPSHVYTVEGEFNVSLKITNSCGTQELLKQVVVYLIPKVDFSVNSFKVCAGDYVQFNDHSSKDVNDWLWQIEGGEPATSTIQYPRVLYKKSGIYTVKLTVKNSNGSSFIIKQNYITVVSPVLCPDRPNKKKKIISDPGFGLNDPAGIKNQVDQMEIFPNPNFGIFEIQMVDPIVGNTDLVVTDLIGNELFHEKTNGKYLDSKQLDLSNLPQGTYFLRVNSETNQLIKKFTITK, encoded by the coding sequence ATGAAATTTAAATTTTTCCTATCGTTTACTTTATTGTTTTCTACCATGGTAATAGCTCAACAATTTAAAGCTAATACGGTTGAAAATCAATTAGTAAAACCTGTTTTAAATACGGTATTCTCTAATTATGAGTTAGTTTCCCTGGATGTTAACTCAGTTCAAAATGCCCTTACATCCAGATCAGTTCATCAAAATTTAGATTTACAATTAGGCTCAAAACGCCTGAATCTAGACTTATTTGAATACGATTTATTAAAGTCTAATTATTTTCTACAATTAGGAACTGATCAAGGTGTCGTGAAAATACCAAAAGATGGCCGAATCAAAACATATCGCATTACTACGAATGCATCTCAAGGACATATGGGAAGTTTGACCATTAGTGATCAATTCTTTTATGGATTTATTGAAGATAATGGTGTAAAATATTTCTTTGAACCTGCATACGGTTTTGTACAAAATGCTCCTAAAGATCTTTTGGTTGTTTACAAAGAAAGTGATGTTCTCGTTAATGCAGCGGTGAAGTGTGGTTATGATGAATTGAAAGATAACTCACATATTGCTGATGATGCATTAGGGAATGAAAATAGATCACATTGTATTGCTTTTGATGTTGCTTTGGCCAATGATTTTACTGTATTTCAAGTTAGAGGTAATGGAACAGATGCATGGTGTACAGGTGTATTAGCCAATGTCCAGACTAATTATGATAATGAATTTACCCATAGTATTGAATTAAATGTATCAACCATATTCGTTGCGACATCTACTGGTAGTGATCCCTGGAATGGTATTAATAATATAAATGCTCACTTAGATACCCATGTGAGCTGGGCGAATGGAGGCGGATATGGTGGAGCACCTTATGGCTTAGCTACTGCGTGGACTAGAAAATATACCAGTGGTGCTGTAGGATTAGCATGGGTAGGTACAGTATGTGGAAATTTGAGATATAATGTGTGTAGTGATTTTGGAACAGGAGGAGGTAATCTTAGAAACCTTCAAGCACACGAAATGGGACATAATTTTAATTATGGTCATGATGCATCAGGCTCACCATATATTATGGCACCTTCTGTAAATGGATCTAATCAATGGTCTGCTCCCTCAATAACGGCTATCAGTAATTTCGCCAATTCAAGAGGATGTGCAAGTGGTTGTAGTACAGGTGGAGCCGCTCCGGTAGCGAATTTTAAAGCCAATTCGACTGTAATTTGTGTTCCGACTAATAATAAAGTACAGTTTACAGATTTGTCTTCAGGTGGTCCAACTTCTTGGGCTTGGACATTCCCAGGTGGGACACCATCTTCATCCAATCAACAGAATCCATTGATAACCTATAATACAAGAGGGGTATACGATGTAACACTCCGAGTTACTAATTCTTTTGGATCTGATGTAATAACCTTTAATCAATATATTGATGTTGAAATTAAGGCAGTTTCAGCTTTTGATTATTTTGTGATCGATAGAGACATGACCACAACAAATAACTCAATGTACGGTGATACTTACCTATGGAAATTTGGAGACGGAACCACTTCAACTGAATTTGAGCCTCAACATACTTATGCAAATGATGGGATATACAATGTTGATCTAGAAGTTACCAATCGTTGTGGTACGGTTAAAAAAACTATAAAAGTGACTGTCGTAACTCAAAACGAAGCAAATTTTTCAGCTGATGTAGTTAGAGGTTGTGCTTCTTTAAAAGTTAAATATAAAAATTTATCTTCCACGAATTCAAATACATTCATTTGGGAATTTCCAGGTGGAACGCCATCAACTTCTACTTTAAAAGATCCTCCAGTGATTATTTACCCAAGAAAAGGAGTTTTTGATGTTAAATTAACTGCAAAGAATGCAAGATTTACTTCTGTAAAAGTTGAAAACGGATATATTACTGTAGACACAATTCCAATTGCTTCATTTACTCATGCTCCACCAGTTGGGACTTTAATTGATTTTACAAATACTTCAGTTGATGCAACAAGCTATTCATGGGACTTTGGAGATAGTAAGTCAAGTACCGAGTCAAATCCTTCTCATAGTTATGCTGGGCCAGGTGAGTATACAGTTATATTGAAGGCTGTAAACAGTTGCGGTACAACCAGTGATACCCAGAAAGTTGAAATAGCAAAAGCTTTAGGATCTAATTTTAAGGTTCCAAATACATTAGGTTGTGCTCCGTTTACTGTACAATTTGAAAACACATCAACCAATGCAACTTCCTATGAGTGGACCTTTCCTGGTGGGAATCCAAGTACAAGTACTTTATTGAATCCAACTGTTGTTTATAACACACCTGGAAAATTCGATGTAACTTTAGTTGCGATTAATGGGTCTGATAAAGAAAGCACAACCAAAACTCAATTTATTACAGTTGAATCATTACCTATCCCTTCTTTTACATCAAATATTGTAAAAACTGAAGTATTTTTTACGAATACATCTCAATTTGGTAATTCATATTTATGGGATTTTGGAGATAATACAACAAGTACTGAAATATCCCCAAGCCATGTTTATACTGTAGAAGGTGAATTCAATGTGAGTTTAAAAATCACTAATTCTTGTGGAACTCAAGAACTACTAAAACAAGTTGTAGTATATCTAATTCCTAAAGTAGATTTTAGTGTGAATTCATTTAAAGTTTGTGCCGGAGATTATGTTCAATTTAATGACCATTCTTCAAAAGATGTTAATGATTGGTTATGGCAGATAGAAGGTGGTGAACCGGCTACTTCCACAATCCAATACCCGAGAGTATTATACAAAAAATCTGGAATATATACCGTAAAACTTACTGTTAAGAATTCAAATGGTTCCAGTTTTATCATTAAACAAAATTACATCACAGTAGTATCTCCGGTTTTGTGTCCAGACAGACCTAATAAAAAGAAAAAAATCATTTCAGATCCTGGTTTTGGATTGAATGATCCTGCTGGTATTAAGAATCAAGTTGATCAGATGGAAATATTTCCAAATCCTAATTTTGGGATATTCGAAATTCAAATGGTCGATCCAATTGTTGGAAATACTGACCTAGTAGTTACAGATCTCATTGGGAATGAACTATTTCATGAAAAGACAAACGGAAAATATTTGGATTCAAAACAATTAGATTTATCAAATCTTCCACAAGGAACCTATTTTTTGAGAGTGAATTCTGAAACAAACCAGCTCATCAAAAAATTTACGATAACTAAATAA